In a genomic window of Labeo rohita strain BAU-BD-2019 chromosome 20, IGBB_LRoh.1.0, whole genome shotgun sequence:
- the ptrhd1 gene encoding putative peptidyl-tRNA hydrolase PTRHD1, translated as MATPSSGTSRRLVQYVIVRSDLIHTLSWPLGAVITQACHAATAAIHLHYSDPDTQEYLAELDSMHKVVLQAPDEASLSTLSSTLRDKDIAHKLWMEQPENIPTCLALKPYPKETVQPFLKKFKLFK; from the exons atggcaACGCCGAGTAGTGGCACGTCCAGGCGTTTAGTCCAGTATGTGATCGTCCGATCAGACCTGATCCACACTTTATCATGGCCTTTAGGAGCGGTTATAACTCAAGCCTGTCATGCGGCCACTGCTGCCATTCATTTACACTACAGTGATCCTGATACTCAAGAATACCTGGCAGAACTGGACAGCATGCACAAAGTAGTGCTGCAG GCACCAGATGAGGCTTCTCTCTCCACTCTTTCCAGCACTCTACGGGATAAAGATATTGCACATAAACTATGGATGGAGCAGCCAGAGAATATCCCCACATGTCTGGCATTGAAGCCCTACCCTAAAGAAACTGTGCAGCCCTTTCTAAAAAAGTTCAAGCTTTTCAAATGA